The region TGGCTGTGGTGCAACAGGGTAAAAACAAGCGGGGTCAGCAGCATGGCCAGTGCCATATCCCACATCACCGAACCGAGCACCAGCCTCGGTGTTTCGGAGGCGACCTGTCCCAGCCGGCTGAGGCCAAACAGTGTGAGGGTTTTCAAACCAACCGCCACGGCAACCAAGCCCAACACAGACACGGGATTATTCAGCCACAGACGCCGAGAGAGGAGGGCAACAGCCGCAAACACCACGCTCAGGGCGCAGGCGTGGTCTCCCCCCAGCGTGCCCGAACCGCAGTCGAACAGATAGCCTAGGAAGAAGACGACGGCCGCGCCGCTAACCGAAGGATAGGAAATGCCAATATAGACGCACAGAATTAAGAGCAGATCAGGAGCGAGCAGCAGGCGAGAGAAAACACTGGTCTGCAATACCACAACGCCCAAGCCAGTCAGCACCAAGATCCCAAGAGGACGGGCGGGAAGCCGAGCTTCACTGCTGGGCGTACTGGGGACCGCCGGTGGTGACCAGAACCTCTTCCAGCTTGGCGAATTCAACATTCAGCCGGACCTCCACATCTTCAAACATCTCTCCACCCATCGTCCCAATCCGGAAGACACTGCCAAGGGGATGGCCTTTGGGAAATATGCCCTCCTGACCAGAGGCCAGCAACACATCACCGACTCTTACATCGGCTCCCTTCGGCACATATTTGAGTCTTGCCCGCCCATTCCCAGTCCCGGCGACGATACCTCGCTCGCGTGTCCGCTGCACGAAGGCGTCAATCCCGCTGCTCGGATCAGAGGCCAGCATAACCCGTGCGGTATGGGCAGTGGTAAAGACGATACGCCCCACTATCCCTGCGGGCATCAGCACCGCCGAGCCCTTGCCCATACCATTTT is a window of Desulfurellaceae bacterium DNA encoding:
- the mreD gene encoding rod shape-determining protein MreD; the encoded protein is MLTGLGVVVLQTSVFSRLLLAPDLLLILCVYIGISYPSVSGAAVVFFLGYLFDCGSGTLGGDHACALSVVFAAVALLSRRLWLNNPVSVLGLVAVAVGLKTLTLFGLSRLGQVASETPRLVLGSVMWDMALAMLLTPLVFTLLHHSQVPDR